One region of Collinsella aerofaciens ATCC 25986 genomic DNA includes:
- a CDS encoding L,D-transpeptidase family protein — protein MGWQAPVSNGMTAGTTGRAKRVEALKINLLSQDGTPLGTDSISVQSHISGIGWEPQPVGNGQTSGTVGQSRAIEAIKLSLSGGLSDSYDIWYRVHSANVGWLGWASNGEPAGTQGYAYQIEAIQIKVLPKNAQDAPARGDAFRDHSQEPPTVSYRSHISNVGWMGVVADGKTSGVIDSRNAIEALSLSVNWYGHGGSISSRAHVSGIGWQSWSSGTVGTTGQSRSVESVQFKLNDEISATYDIWYRVYASKLGGWLGWTSNGSPAGSVGKGAAIQGIQVMLVEKGCSAPGDTANHFIGATDVLSGSSYGLNGNSLGTVQGKTILMGSESGSEPLTSLSISFDNQETSGSIGYSGCYEFSGWSGVVSDGAALNSKNDGRTLKAVRLTLTGDLSNAYDVWYRCFDSKKGWLGWACNGADAGATIPGSCLKAVEVRIISKGSGAPGVTDGAFVSDTSADCAHVVYQAHSASRGWFPSVLDGQDAGTTGKSLSLQALNVVLAGVDDDSLVEARAHVANIGWQEWRSAGYVGTVGQGLAIQALELRINGPLANQYDIYYRVHSAGYGWLGWAKNGDSAGTTGLNIQIEAVQIKLVAKGGNPGSSSAPAFISAPALTLQAHVATLGWMNPVGNGGVAGTTGRSLAIEALKLNVSSSVSGGIEYSAHVQDVGWQGWTSNGNVAGTVGCAKRIEALKIKLTGDLSNYFDVWYRAYCQDFGWLDWTSNGQPAGTSRIGCRVESVQVKIVPKGAGAPGSTARPFTDQPLLPADMMTMLNRANRYSSSTSWLIMVDRQACRLGVFRGQRGSWSYAQYWTCSTGAPSTPTPTGEYTVTGKGYSFGHGYTCYYYTQFYGDYLFHSIPYYQGTFNPMDSRMGMHVSQGCVRLPIDRAKWIWDNVPLATKVVIY, from the coding sequence ATTGGCTGGCAGGCTCCCGTTTCAAATGGAATGACGGCTGGCACAACAGGTCGTGCTAAGCGCGTTGAAGCCCTCAAGATCAATCTGCTTTCACAAGATGGCACCCCTTTGGGGACTGACAGCATTTCGGTCCAATCACACATTTCCGGGATCGGCTGGGAGCCTCAGCCGGTGGGTAACGGGCAGACATCTGGAACAGTTGGACAGTCGCGAGCCATCGAAGCGATCAAGCTATCTTTGTCGGGCGGTCTTTCTGACTCGTATGACATTTGGTATCGCGTTCATTCTGCAAATGTTGGTTGGCTTGGCTGGGCCTCAAATGGTGAGCCTGCTGGAACACAGGGCTATGCTTATCAGATCGAAGCTATTCAGATAAAGGTGCTTCCAAAAAATGCTCAAGATGCGCCAGCGCGAGGCGATGCCTTTAGGGACCATTCCCAGGAACCGCCTACTGTTTCCTATCGATCTCATATCTCCAATGTTGGATGGATGGGTGTTGTCGCGGACGGAAAGACATCGGGGGTCATTGACTCAAGAAATGCAATCGAGGCACTGTCGCTTAGTGTTAATTGGTATGGCCACGGAGGCTCTATTTCCTCTCGCGCGCACGTCTCTGGCATTGGTTGGCAAAGCTGGTCTTCAGGTACTGTTGGCACGACCGGGCAGTCTCGGTCAGTTGAGTCCGTTCAGTTTAAGCTCAATGACGAGATATCTGCAACTTACGACATTTGGTACCGTGTGTATGCTTCCAAATTGGGCGGATGGTTGGGCTGGACGTCCAACGGGTCTCCTGCGGGCTCGGTGGGGAAGGGTGCCGCCATTCAGGGTATTCAGGTTATGTTGGTCGAAAAGGGCTGCTCTGCTCCTGGAGATACAGCGAATCATTTTATTGGAGCTACGGATGTTCTGAGTGGCAGTTCGTATGGCCTTAATGGCAATAGCTTGGGCACTGTGCAGGGTAAAACGATTTTAATGGGTTCCGAGAGCGGCTCTGAGCCTTTAACATCGCTTTCTATTTCGTTTGATAATCAAGAGACTTCAGGTTCAATCGGTTATTCAGGCTGCTATGAATTTAGTGGATGGAGCGGAGTTGTTTCTGACGGTGCCGCGCTCAATTCTAAAAATGATGGCCGTACTTTGAAGGCCGTGAGATTGACTCTTACTGGTGATTTGTCTAATGCCTATGACGTTTGGTACCGGTGTTTTGACTCCAAAAAAGGATGGCTTGGCTGGGCGTGTAATGGCGCGGATGCGGGGGCAACGATACCGGGTTCATGCCTTAAGGCTGTCGAAGTAAGGATTATCAGTAAAGGCAGTGGCGCTCCCGGAGTAACGGACGGAGCATTTGTTTCCGATACTTCCGCCGATTGCGCTCATGTTGTTTATCAGGCCCATTCCGCTAGCCGTGGGTGGTTTCCATCTGTTTTAGATGGGCAGGATGCCGGCACAACGGGAAAATCGCTTTCGCTTCAAGCTCTGAATGTGGTGCTGGCCGGTGTGGATGATGATTCTCTGGTTGAGGCACGAGCTCATGTTGCCAATATTGGTTGGCAGGAATGGCGGTCTGCCGGTTATGTTGGGACCGTTGGACAAGGATTGGCCATTCAGGCTCTTGAGCTGCGCATTAATGGTCCCCTCGCGAATCAGTATGACATCTACTATCGAGTTCATTCGGCTGGTTATGGTTGGTTGGGTTGGGCCAAAAACGGCGATTCCGCTGGAACTACCGGGTTAAATATCCAGATAGAAGCTGTCCAAATTAAGCTTGTCGCGAAGGGCGGGAATCCTGGCTCATCGTCTGCGCCCGCATTTATCTCTGCTCCAGCTCTAACGCTCCAGGCGCATGTCGCCACGCTTGGTTGGATGAATCCCGTTGGCAACGGTGGTGTTGCGGGCACAACCGGCAGATCGCTTGCTATTGAGGCGCTGAAGTTGAATGTCTCCAGTAGCGTATCAGGCGGTATTGAGTACTCCGCCCATGTACAGGATGTGGGCTGGCAAGGTTGGACTTCCAATGGGAATGTCGCTGGCACAGTAGGCTGCGCAAAGCGTATCGAGGCTCTTAAGATTAAGTTGACCGGTGATTTATCGAACTACTTTGATGTTTGGTATCGAGCATATTGCCAAGACTTTGGGTGGCTCGACTGGACCTCAAATGGGCAGCCTGCGGGTACGTCTAGGATAGGCTGCAGAGTCGAGTCTGTTCAAGTGAAGATTGTTCCCAAGGGCGCTGGTGCTCCCGGTTCTACTGCGCGTCCGTTTACTGACCAGCCCTTGTTGCCGGCAGATATGATGACTATGCTTAATCGAGCTAATAGATATTCGAGCAGCACAAGCTGGCTCATTATGGTTGACAGGCAAGCATGCCGCCTTGGAGTTTTTCGTGGACAGCGCGGGTCGTGGAGTTACGCTCAATACTGGACTTGCTCTACCGGCGCCCCTAGTACTCCAACGCCTACGGGTGAGTATACCGTCACCGGCAAGGGCTACTCGTTTGGACATGGGTATACCTGCTACTACTACACGCAGTTTTACGGTGACTATCTGTTCCATTCAATACCGTACTACCAGGGAACTTTTAATCCCATGGACAGCCGAATGGGAATGCATGTTTCACAAGGCTGCGTGCGTTTGCCCATTGATCGCGCTAAATGGATTTGGGATAACGTGCCCCTTGCTACCAAGGTGGTAATCTACTAA
- a CDS encoding IS256 family transposase, producing the protein MSANIVSVDEESLRNDIKNLVRKTVEETLNALLDEEASELVGAERYERTAGREAYRSGHYTRRLVTGAGEVELSVPKLRGATFQTAVIERYRRRETSVEEAIVEMYLAGVSTRRIEDVSELLWGAPVSSGTVSNLNERAFASIETWRQRPLEGGYPYVFVDGIYLKRSWGGSYENVAVLVAIGVNSAGDREVIGCSEGYTESAESWREFFSWLKGRGLSGVRLVTGDKCAGMLGALEEVFPGARYQRCTVHFYRNVLGRVPVTRRKAAARMLKAIHAQESREACARKAEEVAEELESMRLGAAARTVRDGFAETLAYTEFPPEHWRRIRTNNGIERINREIRRRTRVVGTFPDGNSALMLVTARLKYIVEHEWGKRRYLDMSKLEEMDELRGKAEG; encoded by the coding sequence GTGTCTGCGAACATCGTATCAGTCGACGAGGAGTCGCTGCGCAACGACATAAAGAATCTGGTGAGGAAGACCGTCGAGGAGACGCTCAACGCACTGCTCGACGAGGAGGCGTCCGAGCTCGTCGGGGCCGAGCGCTACGAGAGGACGGCGGGCCGGGAGGCCTACCGCAGCGGCCACTACACGAGGAGGCTCGTCACGGGCGCCGGGGAAGTCGAGCTCAGCGTGCCGAAGCTCCGCGGGGCGACCTTCCAGACGGCCGTCATCGAGCGCTACCGCAGGCGCGAGACCTCGGTCGAGGAGGCCATCGTCGAGATGTACCTGGCGGGCGTCTCCACCAGGAGGATCGAGGACGTCTCCGAGCTCCTGTGGGGAGCGCCGGTGTCCTCCGGCACCGTCTCCAACCTCAACGAGAGGGCCTTCGCGTCCATCGAGACATGGCGGCAGAGGCCGCTCGAGGGCGGCTACCCCTACGTCTTCGTCGACGGTATCTACCTCAAGCGCAGCTGGGGAGGGTCCTACGAGAACGTGGCCGTGCTGGTCGCCATCGGCGTCAACTCCGCCGGCGACCGGGAGGTCATCGGCTGCTCCGAGGGGTACACCGAGTCCGCGGAGTCCTGGCGCGAATTCTTCTCCTGGCTCAAGGGACGCGGGCTCTCCGGCGTACGGCTCGTCACCGGCGACAAGTGCGCGGGGATGCTCGGTGCGCTCGAGGAGGTGTTCCCCGGGGCCCGCTACCAGCGCTGCACGGTGCATTTCTACCGCAACGTGCTGGGAAGGGTTCCCGTGACCAGGCGGAAGGCCGCGGCGCGCATGCTGAAGGCGATCCACGCGCAGGAATCGCGCGAGGCATGCGCCAGAAAAGCCGAGGAGGTGGCGGAGGAGCTGGAATCGATGAGGCTCGGGGCGGCCGCGAGGACGGTGCGCGACGGGTTCGCCGAGACGCTTGCCTACACGGAATTCCCACCGGAGCACTGGCGCCGGATCAGGACGAACAACGGGATCGAGCGCATCAACCGCGAGATCAGGAGGAGGACGAGGGTCGTCGGGACCTTCCCAGACGGCAATTCGGCTCTGATGTTGGTGACGGCGAGGCTGAAGTACATAGTGGAGCACGAGTGGGGCAAGAGGAGGTACTTGGACATGTCGAAGCTGGAGGAGATGGACGAGCTGAGGGGAAAGGCGGAGGGCTAG